Proteins encoded within one genomic window of Psilocybe cubensis strain MGC-MH-2018 chromosome 2, whole genome shotgun sequence:
- a CDS encoding Nicotinamide/nicotinic acid mononucleotide adenylyltransferase 1, with amino-acid sequence MSASPHLTESFTNPEGYTFPHGRLSTVLQNPNKTPIVLVACGSFSPVTYLHLRMFEMAKDYVRQNTDFEILGGYLSPVSDMYKKPGLLSARHRVNMCTLAAEDSDTWLMVDPWEAFQSYQRTAIVLDHFDHEINTVLGGVQTASGEKRKVRIMLLAGSDLIGTMSEPGVWSYSDLEHILGRYGCLIVERAGTGMDQATDNLARWRSNIYLISQLIQNDVSSTKVRLFLRRGLSVRYLLPNSVVDYIEQNGLYQDETTSNLSANSNPDKGKEREPVAGASKKEVH; translated from the exons ATGTCCGCCTCTCCCCACCTCACCGAGTCCTTCACAAACCCCGAGGGTTATACCTTTCCTCATGGTCGTCTCTCCACCGTCCTCCAAAATCCCAACAAAACTCCAATCGTCCTCGTAGCATGCGGTTCCTTCAGTCCAGTCACTTATCTCCACCTCCGCATGTTCGAGATGGCCAAGGACTATGTCAGGCAAAATACCGATTTCGAGATCCTAGGCGGTTACCTCAGTCCTGTGAGCGACATGTACAAAAAACCTGGGTTGCTTAGTGCTCGCCATCG CGTGAACATGTGTACGTTGGCTGCTGAGGATTCGGATACATGGTTAATGGTTGATCCATGGGAGGCTTTCCAATCGTACCAACGAACAGCCATCGTGCTCGACCACTTTGATCATGAAATCAACACCGTTCTTGGTGGCGTACAGACTGCATCTGGGGAAAAGCGGAAGGTTCGCATTATGCTCTTGGCCGGTTCTGACCTCATTGGAACCATGAGCGAGCCAGGGGTCTGGAGTTATTCTGAT CTTGAACACATTCTCGGCCGCTATGGCTGTTTGATTGTGGAGCGTGCTGGTACTGGGATGGATCAAGCTACTGATAATCTTGCTCGCTGGCGAAGCAATATATACCTGATCTCACAATTGATCCAAAATGATGTATCGAGCACCAAG GTTCGCCTTTTCCTAAGAAGAGGTTTATCGGTTCGTTATCTCCTGCCCAACTCGGTGGTAGACTACATAGAACAGAACGGACTGTATCAAGACGAGACGACTTCCAATCTATCAGCAAACTCTAACCCAGacaagggaaaggaaagggagcCTGTAGCAGGGGCATCAAAGAAAGAAGTTCATTGA